In Lactuca sativa cultivar Salinas chromosome 5, Lsat_Salinas_v11, whole genome shotgun sequence, the DNA window GTTGGTAGCCTGTCAAGCTCAATACGTTGCCTCCTTCCAGCATATACTATATACCCTAATTAATATTTTAGAATTCAATAAAATGATATAGACTATCCAGCCTAAATTCACTGCACTTGTCCAATTGTGCATGATAAGAGAAAGATAGGGTTGACCAAGCGTTGCTTGTCTATTGTTAAATGCACGATATCAAATCGATCAAGCTGTGAAACTATACTTCCTTGAAGCTATTCAATTAGCCCCATACAAATTTACCATCAAAATGATGCATATCACAAGAAAATTTGAACATCTCAAGATTCAATTACAAGCTATAAAATCAGCAACCAACAACTTTGTTGATGACAAGTGTATTGGAAAAGGAGGATTTGGCAAAGTATACAAGGGGGAGCTTCTTCATTCGAAGGGACAAACAATTGTTGCCTTAAAACGATTAGATCCTACATTTGGACAAGGAAACCCAGAGTTTTGGAAGGAAATCATTATGCTTTCTCTTTACAAGCACGAAAATATCGTTTCTCTGTTAGGGTTTTGTGACGAGAGTGACGAGAAGATCCTGGTATACGAGTATGCATCCAGGAAAAGTCTTGACTTGCATCTCAACAACGATGATCTTACTTGGATCGACCGGATTAAGATTTGCATTGGAGCGGCTCGTGGACTAGCATACCTTCACAATCCTGGTGAGACCCAACAAAGAGTGTTACATCGTGATATTAAGAGTTCCAACATCCTACTGGATGAGAATTGGAATGCCAAGATCTCTGATTTGGGTTTATCCAAATTTGGTCCTGCAAACCAACAATACACATTTATTGTCTCTAACGCCGTAGGCACAGTTGGGTATTGTGATCCACTCTATGTTGAATCAGGATTATTAACAAAAGAGTCGGACGTTTATTCCTTTGGAATAGTTTTGTTTGAAGTATTGTGTGGGAGGTTGTGTATTACCCACCAAGCTGGTATTCATCAATCTTTAGTCGGATTGGTGCGTCAATactataaacaaaacaaaataaatgaaattaTTTATGATACTATAAAGGATGAAATGACTCCTAAGTCATTGGATGCGTTTACCAAAATTGCTTATCAATGTTTGGAGAGAGAGTTGGAAGAACGCCCATTAATGACAGAAGTTGTCAGAATACTTGAAAGTGTTCTTGAATATCAAGTAAGTTGTGTTTTTCCTTTTAGATCTACTTCTACTATTTATTGTTTCAAAATGACTTAATTCTAGTGGAAAATTCTTTAGTATAACTCCTCTTAAGTTCAGTAACAAAGATGACAAACAAAACCATGTGCTCgcaatgaaaatgaaaatttgatTTGTGATATTCTCTATTGAAAATGTATTATatgcatcatcttcatttggtttAGGTAAACAGTAAAATATatccaaaaaatatttaaaaaacaatGGACTATGTTTGGTGGATACACGACTACCATGCAAATAATTGGAAACATTCATATAAACTTAATTTAAATTCCATAAGATTGGATTAAAGAGGCATCTTCCTATCTCTCGACAAGGTCTGTATAGTGATTTATGTTGGTACTTTTTGTTGTGTGTTGTATTTGGTGATGTTCTGTGATTGCCTTCTTTAATGTTCTGGTCATTGGTTTTGCTTAGATCTTTGGAACCCAACACCAACTTTGTTGTGTGTTACCATCATTTTTGTTGCATAACTGCTACACCCCACAACCATTTCCTGCACCAAATATGGTGTTATTGTGTTATTTATTCACTGACACCTAAATTAGTGTTAATGATATCCACAATGCATTAAATTTATTAGAGTTTAATGCATTAACACATTATCATTTTACTTACTATACAACTCTACATTAATTTTcctacaatgcattgaactcaatAGAGTTCAATGGAATATATATTTAATAGTTAAAATGTTTCATTTTTCCCATTGAAGAGTTTAATGGCCATTGAACTTCATATCCATTAAATGTCAACATGGCATCCCATAGTGATAGAGTTTAATCCATTGAATGCAGGCATGCCACCTCAATCAACTCTCCCACAAAATGGTCATTGGTGATACTTTATAAGTTGtagtaaatatgtttttttatgtctAAAAGTTATTTGACATTTTAGTACTTTTAGTCATATCCTGCAAAATACATATTTAATCAAAACACATAATTGACATATATTAACATTCACTAATCTTGGGGTTAATTTCATTCTAACACAACATATATCTTTTGGAGAGTTAATGAGCTCgacatatatttacataattaATTATATCGTATTTGGCATATGTTAAGTTACTTTGGGACCGATATGATGTGATTCAATTTTGGTTTCGTTTGCAGACTGTTAAATCCTTAAAGACATTAACTATGGAAACTAGATCAGAATATCTCTTGCCAGATACAACGCTGTCAAGTTTTGTTGTTAATAGTATAAACCCTACAAATCCAGGTATTTTCATATCGATTGTCATTTAATCCGATGTCATCacttttataaatataattttactaggtgtgagacccatgtattacatgggtttatttaaaaaaaattaaatatgaaattttaacaatttgagaagtttgaatttataagaaaattaagaaaaaatttaaattattaaattaatgagactttaatacattgaatacattacatatataaattactTCTAAtatataaataccttacatatatatatatatatatatatatatatatatatatatattaccttacatattaaatgtgaaattttaatttaataaaatgaaaattataataaaatgacaagtgaaaaatagaaaattcaaaaaatctagaaaatgacatgtgtccaaatgaaggagaagagggcatgtggcaaaaaaaaccttcatttattaaggagaaTTTTGTAGGAATATTTCTTGGTCACTTTTTTTGGTGTAATTATACGAGTGTTCTTCAATTTTTATTatgtatttaaatattttattgggACCCTCTATTCCTATCTCACATTTAGCCTTCATTGTTCAAGATCCTTTGCAATGGATCCGACACTCCAAAATCATCTCTCAAAACAACCATCAACATGCGGTTCACCTCCTACAACCACCACTTGCATCCAGTTTACCTCCGAAAACCACTACCCCAATATAAAATTCGAAACTTTAAAATCAAAAGATAATATTATAATACAAAAAAACAACTTGAAACCCAAATGAAGACCAAAATTGATCGATTTCTGAAAAATGAAAAGCAAAATTGACTGGTTTctgaaaataaataacaaaaccGCAGAAATGTTATACTTTATGAACATGTTATAGGAAAACTTGTGACCAAAACACATGTACAGGAATGGTACTCCAACCATACAGTTTGTAGAGTTGGTAAGGAAACCTGAAAAGTGTtcgatagagagagagagggggggggggagagagagagagaggcagcGTCAACATGGTGGTAGGTGAAAGAGAATACAAAGAGAAAGAGAAACAAAAGACACATATAGTAGGAAAACTGCATATCGACTAGGGTTTCGATTTTACAAGAGACGATAGATTCAGGAGATGTGGTGGTCTTTCGGTGAGGAAAAATTAGATGTCGGCTAGAGGTTCTAGTTTTGTAGGGAGAGGGGCGGATAGAAGAGATGTTGTTAGGCTGCGGGGAGTAGTCACACCCAACCCACCGAAAAAGTGTTGTCACCTCTATGTCACGTCAGCTTTACCACCAACCCACTACCAACCCACTAGATATAAGAAATGGTCACCACTAcacaatatatttttttacattaaattaaataaaaaacttaATTAGTAAAAACataggaaataataataataataataggaaTATAAAAGTCTAGGGTGTAACTTGTAAATTTTATAAACAAGTTTTgagaaaaaaattagaaaagaaatTTGTTTTGCTTTTGATCCAAACTCAAGGGACCAAAGTTGACAATTGTTGAAAAATGTGTCTTCTTCCTAATTAAATGAGGTCTCAATCGGCTTCATCCATTAGGTGTCAACAGATTTTGTAAAGATTTGTCTGCCTCACGTCACGCGCAAACCACCCATCCCTCGGGCGGTGTTCACGCATGGGGAGGCGCCCCACCTCAGCCCAAGACGCGTGAAGCTCCCCCCATACCGGTTAGCCTTAGAATTCCAACGAACTCTATTTAAACTTTATTGTCTCTTATATCTTCCAACATGATATAAGCCCAATGAACTCTGTTCAACCCTCTCCAGACAGTACATCTAGTAATGAAAGTGCATCTTCCATACCTTCCCTGCTAACTTATGCCACCATATATATATGTATTCCCAAATTCAATACATAAAAACCATACTCCCTCACTCCCTTGAATGATTTTCCTTCGACTCCCACAAATAAACCAACATGTTTTACCAATATTAATAAAATTGTTGAGTAGTGTAAGGTTATGACCGAAGAATATGATGCTCTTGTTTGGAATGAAAAAAAATCTTTGGTTCCACATTCCATTAGTATTATTTTTTTGGAAACAAATAAGTCTATCACATCTAAAAAGACAAAGATACAAATATTATATGATACACCATTTGAGTTATGGCTAAAGGATTCCGGCAACAACCATGGTTATGTCAAGGGTTAGTCCCTTTTCCAGATATGGTAAGTTATGGAGACTGGTTCACCCTAATTTGACCCTATCGATATGCAACGTAAATAATAAACTCTCTCGTGTTCTTCGATAGACATACTTGATCATCTTAATCATGTGAACCTCTTAAattgattatgttatttgtgtttcatttttcattaatactctATATGTGAGAATTTTCTTTGTAGTTTGTTGAAGTGCTTAAACCGTAATAACTAGTATTAGAGTTATGGTTGAAGATGAGAAGGTTAAGCTCGAAAAATTTGAAGGACACGATTTTGGGTTCTAGAGAATGCACATCAAAGACCACCTCTACCAGAAGAAGTTACGCAAACCCTTGGCCGAAAATAAACCTGAAGTAGTGAAGCACGAGAACCAGAATATGTTGGATTGATAGGCTCTTGGCGTGGTAAGATTATCAGTGGAAAACAAAGCAACTTCCAATATTATTAATGAGAATACTACATACGACCTGATTAGATCATTATCCAATATGTGTTAAAAACCTTAGCAACGAATAAGGTATTCTTGATCCGGAAGTTGATGAATCTAAAGATAAAGGATAATGAATCATTGATAGACTATGTTAATGAGTTCAATTCGATCATCTCAAGGTTGATTTTGGTTAATATTGGATTGACGAATAAAGTGTA includes these proteins:
- the LOC111897531 gene encoding probable serine/threonine-protein kinase PBL21; amino-acid sequence: MMHITRKFEHLKIQLQAIKSATNNFVDDKCIGKGGFGKVYKGELLHSKGQTIVALKRLDPTFGQGNPEFWKEIIMLSLYKHENIVSLLGFCDESDEKILVYEYASRKSLDLHLNNDDLTWIDRIKICIGAARGLAYLHNPGETQQRVLHRDIKSSNILLDENWNAKISDLGLSKFGPANQQYTFIVSNAVGTVGYCDPLYVESGLLTKESDVYSFGIVLFEVLCGRLCITHQAGIHQSLVGLVRQYYKQNKINEIIYDTIKDEMTPKSLDAFTKIAYQCLERELEERPLMTEVVRILESVLEYQTVKSLKTLTMETRSEYLLPDTTLSSFVVNSINPTNPELVAGVGVENTKNADLFEMYFKIADSNKDGRINGVEAVPFFQTTGLPKAILAKIWSYVDVNGNGYLNRSEFNNYLKLVTVAQSKRELTPDIVKAALYGPASPKIPVPQIDLEALAVP